From Streptomyces zhihengii, the proteins below share one genomic window:
- a CDS encoding S8 family peptidase gives MSVMRDSRRRIAAASAIAVAALVAGTAAALPASAVEPAPVGVIENAGAPGAVKGSYIVTLDESAADAGSSEGKALAAEYGAKIKRTFQSAVNGYSVQLSEAQAKKFAADPAVESVVQNRTFKITGTQPNPPSWGLDRIDQQSLPLNSSYTYPDPGGEGVTAYIIDTGVRISHSDFGGRASNGYDAIDNDNTAQDGHGHGTHVAGTVAGSSYGVAKKAKIVGVRVLDNSGSGTTEQVVAGIDWVTQNAVKPAVANMSLGGGVDTVLDEAVRNSIASGITYAVAAGNDGANAANYSPARVAEAITVGSTTSTDARSSFSNYGTLLDIFAPGSSIKSSWNTSDTATNTISGTSMATPHVAGAAALYLDGNPTATPAQVATALTGAAVQGKVTNPGTGSPNRLLNVGAGGTTPPPGPKFENTGDYTIGDNATVESPVTVSGVTGNAPSNLAVSVDIKHTYIGDLRVDLVAPDGTVYNLKAYGSGGSADNVITTYTVNASTEVANGVWKLRVGDNATYDTGKIDAWSLQF, from the coding sequence ATGTCTGTGATGCGTGACTCGCGGCGAAGAATCGCCGCGGCCAGCGCCATAGCCGTCGCCGCCCTCGTGGCCGGCACGGCTGCCGCCCTTCCGGCCTCCGCGGTCGAGCCGGCGCCCGTCGGCGTCATCGAGAACGCCGGCGCCCCGGGTGCCGTCAAGGGCAGCTACATCGTGACGCTCGACGAGTCCGCGGCCGACGCGGGCTCCAGCGAGGGCAAGGCCCTCGCGGCGGAGTACGGTGCGAAGATCAAGCGGACCTTCCAGTCGGCCGTCAACGGCTACTCGGTCCAGCTCTCCGAGGCGCAGGCCAAGAAGTTCGCGGCGGACCCGGCCGTCGAGTCCGTCGTGCAGAACCGCACCTTCAAGATCACGGGCACCCAGCCGAACCCGCCGTCCTGGGGCCTGGACCGGATCGACCAGCAGTCGCTCCCGCTGAACTCCAGCTACACCTACCCGGACCCGGGTGGCGAGGGTGTCACGGCGTACATCATCGACACCGGCGTCCGCATCAGCCACAGCGACTTCGGCGGCCGCGCGTCCAACGGCTACGACGCCATCGACAACGACAACACGGCGCAGGACGGCCACGGTCACGGCACGCACGTCGCCGGTACCGTCGCCGGGTCCTCCTACGGCGTGGCCAAGAAGGCCAAGATCGTCGGCGTGCGGGTGCTCGACAACTCCGGTTCCGGCACGACCGAGCAGGTCGTCGCGGGCATCGACTGGGTGACGCAGAACGCGGTCAAGCCGGCCGTCGCCAACATGAGCCTCGGCGGCGGGGTCGACACCGTCCTCGACGAGGCGGTCCGCAACTCGATCGCCTCCGGCATCACCTACGCGGTCGCGGCGGGCAACGACGGCGCCAACGCCGCCAACTACTCCCCGGCGCGGGTCGCCGAGGCCATCACCGTCGGCTCGACCACCAGCACCGACGCCCGCTCCAGCTTCTCGAACTACGGGACGTTGCTGGACATCTTCGCCCCCGGTTCGTCGATCAAGTCGTCCTGGAACACCAGCGACACGGCGACGAACACCATCTCGGGCACCTCGATGGCCACGCCGCACGTGGCGGGCGCCGCCGCGCTCTACCTCGACGGCAACCCGACGGCCACCCCCGCCCAGGTCGCCACCGCGCTGACCGGCGCGGCCGTCCAGGGCAAGGTCACCAACCCGGGCACCGGCTCGCCCAACCGCCTGCTCAACGTCGGCGCCGGCGGCACCACGCCCCCGCCCGGACCGAAGTTCGAGAACACCGGCGACTACACGATCGGCGACAACGCCACCGTCGAGTCGCCGGTCACCGTCAGCGGTGTCACGGGCAACGCGCCCTCGAACCTCGCCGTCTCGGTCGACATCAAGCACACCTACATCGGTGACCTGCGGGTCGACCTGGTCGCCCCCGACGGCACGGTCTACAACCTGAAGGCGTACGGCTCCGGCGGCAGCGCGGACAACGTGATCACCACGTACACCGTGAACGCCTCCACCGAGGTCGCCAACGGCGTCTGGAAGCTGCGCGTCGGTGACAACGCCACGTACGACACCGGCAAGATCGACGCCTGGTCGCTCCAGTTCTGA
- a CDS encoding DEAD/DEAH box helicase: protein MGRSERDAVGAGERLYAAAEAVAGDHGRAVEAVRAALRPICDTAVEQALDAIPVARLKDVTEGRLRLGDVERGGFSSVREVLDAGAYRLRQIPGVGQRTADQVVAAARQISEAVRETVAVHIDVDRPEPRTTALVMALHVLVEASPDARRAVDAAAALSERLGPLLAEAGPAAGRLRMLLAGRAGRARALEAVAEVGRLTGEAVRAGTPELLAQASVDLLRGTPSEAAAWVDFELRSAEYYSLLAEISGRGPDTAAAEGHLPGEVAARVRDQTLDDTRRKVSLRGYQAFGARFALAQRRVILGDEMGLGKTIQAIAALAHLSAEGRSHFLVVCPASVLINWTREIEARSRLRAISLHGPDRQEAFADWKSRGGVGVTTFDALRGFPVPGAGELGMLVVDEAHYVKNPKTRRAQAVTAWSGRCERVLFMTGTPMENRVAEFRSLVGILQPELAEAVGDREGVTGSQAFRKAVAPVYLRRNQQDVLTELPALQHTDEWEELSASDEDAYREAVLAGNFMAMRRAAYACPEKSAKLIRLREIVADAAENGLKVVVFSAFRDVLDAVVDALDGARSESGGRVFGPLSGSVPPARRQRLVDEFAAVPGHAVLVAQIEAAGVGLNMQAASVVIICEPQIKPTIEHQAVARAHRMGQVRPVRVHRLLTTRGVDERMVEMLKNKTRLFDAYARRSAVAESTPDAVDVSDTAMARRIVEEEQARLGTGRAEPTGHP from the coding sequence ATGGGGCGCAGTGAGCGGGACGCGGTTGGCGCGGGGGAGCGGCTGTACGCGGCGGCCGAGGCGGTGGCCGGTGATCACGGGCGGGCTGTCGAGGCGGTCCGGGCGGCGCTGAGGCCGATCTGCGACACGGCGGTCGAGCAGGCGCTGGACGCCATCCCCGTGGCCCGGCTGAAGGACGTCACGGAGGGGCGGCTGCGGCTCGGCGACGTCGAGCGGGGCGGGTTCTCCTCGGTGCGGGAGGTGCTCGACGCCGGTGCCTACCGGTTGCGGCAGATTCCCGGTGTGGGGCAGCGGACCGCCGATCAGGTCGTCGCCGCGGCGCGGCAGATATCCGAAGCCGTCCGGGAGACCGTCGCCGTCCACATCGACGTGGACCGGCCGGAGCCGCGGACCACCGCTCTCGTCATGGCGCTGCACGTGCTGGTGGAGGCGAGCCCCGACGCGCGGCGGGCCGTCGACGCGGCGGCGGCTCTGTCGGAGCGGCTCGGGCCGCTGCTGGCCGAGGCCGGTCCGGCCGCCGGGCGGCTGCGGATGCTGCTGGCGGGACGGGCCGGACGGGCCCGGGCGCTGGAGGCCGTCGCGGAGGTCGGCAGGCTGACGGGGGAGGCGGTGCGGGCGGGTACGCCGGAGCTGCTCGCGCAGGCCTCGGTGGATCTGCTGCGCGGCACCCCGAGCGAGGCGGCGGCCTGGGTCGACTTCGAACTGCGTTCCGCCGAGTACTACAGCCTGCTCGCGGAGATCTCCGGCCGCGGCCCCGACACCGCGGCCGCCGAGGGGCACCTGCCCGGCGAGGTCGCCGCGCGGGTCCGGGACCAGACGCTGGACGACACCCGCCGGAAGGTGTCGCTCCGCGGGTACCAGGCCTTCGGGGCGCGGTTCGCCCTGGCCCAGCGCCGGGTGATCCTCGGAGACGAGATGGGGCTGGGCAAGACCATCCAGGCCATCGCCGCCCTGGCGCATCTCTCGGCCGAGGGGCGCAGTCACTTCCTGGTGGTGTGCCCGGCCAGCGTCCTGATCAACTGGACGCGCGAGATCGAGGCCCGCAGCAGGCTGCGCGCGATCTCCCTGCACGGCCCGGACCGGCAGGAGGCGTTCGCGGACTGGAAGAGCCGCGGCGGCGTCGGGGTGACAACCTTCGACGCGCTGCGCGGATTCCCGGTGCCCGGGGCCGGCGAGCTGGGGATGCTGGTCGTGGACGAGGCGCACTACGTGAAGAACCCGAAGACCCGTCGCGCCCAGGCCGTGACCGCATGGTCCGGACGCTGCGAGCGCGTGCTCTTCATGACCGGCACGCCCATGGAGAACCGGGTCGCCGAGTTCCGCAGCCTGGTGGGGATCCTCCAGCCGGAGCTGGCGGAGGCGGTCGGCGACCGTGAGGGTGTGACCGGTTCCCAGGCCTTCCGCAAGGCCGTCGCGCCGGTCTACCTCCGCCGCAACCAGCAGGACGTCCTCACCGAACTCCCCGCTCTCCAGCACACGGACGAGTGGGAGGAACTGAGCGCGTCGGACGAGGACGCCTACCGCGAGGCGGTGCTCGCCGGCAACTTCATGGCGATGCGCAGGGCGGCCTACGCGTGCCCCGAGAAGTCGGCCAAGCTGATCCGGCTGCGCGAGATCGTCGCGGACGCCGCGGAGAACGGGCTGAAGGTGGTGGTGTTCTCCGCCTTCCGGGACGTCCTCGACGCGGTCGTGGACGCGCTCGACGGTGCGCGGAGCGAGAGCGGCGGCCGGGTCTTCGGCCCGCTCTCGGGAAGCGTGCCGCCCGCCCGGAGGCAGCGGCTGGTGGACGAGTTCGCCGCCGTGCCGGGCCATGCGGTGCTGGTGGCCCAGATCGAGGCGGCGGGGGTGGGGCTCAACATGCAGGCCGCGTCCGTCGTCATCATCTGCGAACCGCAGATCAAGCCCACCATCGAGCACCAGGCGGTGGCGCGTGCCCATCGCATGGGGCAGGTCCGCCCGGTCCGGGTGCACCGGCTGCTCACCACCCGCGGGGTGGACGAGCGGATGGTGGAGATGCTGAAGAACAAGACCCGTCTGTTCGACGCGTACGCCCGTCGCAGCGCGGTCGCCGAGTCGACCCCGGACGCGGTCGACGTCTCGGACACGGCGATGGCCCGCCGCATCGTCGAGGAGGAGCAGGCGCGGCTGGGAACGGGCCGCGCGGAGCCCACGGGCCACCCCTGA
- the ychF gene encoding redox-regulated ATPase YchF: MSLTIGIVGLPNVGKSTLFNALTKNDVLAANYPFATIEPNVGVVGVPDTRLTKLAEIFSSQRVLPATVDFVDIAGIVRGASEGEGLGNKFLANIRESDAICQVIRAFKDENVVHVDGKVSPKDDIETINTELILADLQTIEKVLPRLAKEARIKKDVAPKVAAVEAAKEILERGDTLFSQGILQGSEKAELLHDLHLLTTKPFLYVFNVDEDELTDDSFKDEQRALVAPAEAIFLNAKLEADLAELDEEDAVELLQSVGAEEPGLATLARVGFDTLGLQTYLTAGPKESRAWTIKKGATAPEAAGVIHTDFQKGFIKAEVISFADLVDTGSVAEARAKGKARMEGKEYVMQDGDVVEFRFNV; this comes from the coding sequence GTGTCGCTCACGATCGGAATCGTCGGCCTGCCGAATGTCGGCAAGTCGACCCTGTTCAACGCCCTGACCAAGAACGACGTACTGGCGGCCAACTACCCGTTCGCCACCATCGAGCCCAACGTGGGCGTCGTCGGCGTCCCCGACACCCGGCTCACCAAGCTGGCCGAGATCTTCTCCTCCCAGCGCGTCCTCCCGGCGACCGTCGACTTCGTCGACATCGCCGGCATCGTGCGCGGCGCGAGCGAGGGCGAGGGCCTGGGCAACAAGTTCCTGGCGAACATCCGCGAGTCCGACGCGATCTGCCAGGTCATCCGGGCCTTCAAGGACGAGAACGTCGTCCACGTCGACGGCAAGGTCTCGCCCAAGGACGACATCGAGACGATCAACACCGAGCTGATCCTCGCCGACCTCCAGACCATCGAGAAGGTCCTGCCGCGCCTGGCCAAGGAGGCGCGCATCAAGAAGGACGTGGCCCCCAAGGTCGCCGCGGTCGAGGCGGCCAAGGAGATCCTGGAGCGCGGCGACACCCTCTTCTCCCAGGGCATCCTCCAGGGCTCCGAGAAGGCCGAGCTCCTGCACGACCTCCACCTGCTCACCACCAAGCCGTTCCTCTACGTCTTCAACGTCGACGAGGACGAGCTGACGGACGACTCCTTCAAGGACGAGCAGCGCGCCCTGGTCGCCCCCGCCGAGGCGATCTTCCTCAACGCCAAGCTGGAGGCCGACCTCGCCGAGCTGGACGAGGAGGACGCCGTCGAGCTCCTCCAGTCCGTCGGCGCCGAGGAGCCCGGCCTCGCCACCCTCGCCCGCGTCGGCTTCGACACCCTCGGCCTCCAGACCTACCTCACGGCAGGCCCCAAGGAGTCCCGCGCCTGGACGATCAAGAAGGGCGCCACGGCCCCCGAGGCGGCCGGTGTGATCCACACCGACTTCCAGAAGGGCTTCATCAAGGCCGAGGTCATCTCCTTCGCCGACCTCGTCGACACCGGCTCCGTCGCCGAGGCCCGCGCCAAGGGCAAGGCCCGCATGGAGGGCAAGGAGTACGTGATGCAGGACGGGGACGTGGTGGAGTTCCGCTTCAACGTCTGA
- a CDS encoding DUF6542 domain-containing protein yields the protein MEQHRTRSPEPRQRPQGSLPARGTVADGTTVYPVRPRPQRPVAPVVLALRRLPNPRLTGLGAGLFAAAVMFALGFLDWLLLDGSAAVYGVLFLLVSALTALWVREADVVMAPIIVPIAFAVGIVPISGGDGGLGGQTMAVVTALAVHAIWLYGGTLVAGLITCVRKVRAMGRRRRRPAGAKDPAGRR from the coding sequence GTGGAGCAGCACAGGACCCGTAGCCCCGAGCCCCGGCAGCGCCCGCAGGGCTCGCTTCCCGCCCGGGGCACAGTCGCCGACGGCACCACCGTCTACCCGGTGCGCCCCCGGCCCCAGCGGCCGGTGGCGCCCGTCGTGCTGGCCTTGCGCAGACTGCCGAACCCCCGGCTGACCGGGCTCGGCGCCGGGCTGTTCGCCGCGGCCGTGATGTTCGCACTGGGGTTCCTGGACTGGCTGCTGCTGGACGGCTCCGCGGCCGTCTACGGTGTGCTGTTCCTGCTGGTCAGCGCACTGACCGCGCTGTGGGTGCGCGAGGCCGACGTGGTGATGGCGCCGATCATCGTGCCGATCGCGTTCGCGGTGGGGATCGTGCCGATCTCCGGCGGCGACGGCGGTCTCGGCGGCCAGACGATGGCCGTGGTCACGGCACTGGCGGTGCACGCGATCTGGCTCTACGGCGGGACGCTGGTCGCCGGTCTGATCACCTGTGTGCGCAAGGTGCGGGCCATGGGGCGGCGCCGGCGGCGGCCGGCCGGGGCCAAGGACCCCGCGGGCCGCCGCTGA
- the ppgK gene encoding polyphosphate--glucose phosphotransferase, translating into MNVFGVDIGGSGIKGAPVDLERGDLAEERHKVLTPHPATPDAVADGVAEVVRHFGWTGPVGITFPGVVTAGITRTAANVDKGWIDKDAARLLGDRIGGAPVTVLNDADAAGVAEMTFGAGRGRKGTVIMLTFGTGIGSALFVDGRLVPNTELGHLELHGHDAEKRASTKAKEDADLSWSHWARRVQKYLAHVEMLFSPELFVIGGGVSRKAEKFLPLIEDIRAEIVPAELQNNAGIVGAAMAAAGR; encoded by the coding sequence ATGAACGTCTTCGGAGTGGACATCGGCGGATCCGGGATCAAGGGCGCTCCCGTGGATCTGGAACGGGGCGACCTGGCCGAGGAGCGCCACAAGGTCCTCACCCCCCATCCGGCGACGCCGGACGCCGTCGCCGACGGAGTGGCCGAGGTGGTCCGCCACTTCGGCTGGACCGGCCCGGTGGGCATCACCTTCCCCGGCGTCGTCACCGCCGGCATCACCCGGACCGCCGCCAACGTCGACAAGGGCTGGATCGACAAGGACGCGGCCCGGCTGCTCGGCGACCGGATCGGCGGGGCGCCCGTGACCGTGCTGAACGACGCGGACGCGGCGGGCGTCGCCGAGATGACCTTCGGCGCCGGCCGCGGCCGCAAGGGCACCGTGATCATGCTGACCTTCGGCACGGGCATCGGCAGCGCGCTCTTCGTCGACGGCCGCCTGGTGCCCAACACGGAGCTGGGCCACCTCGAACTCCACGGCCACGACGCCGAGAAGCGCGCCTCCACCAAGGCCAAGGAGGACGCCGACCTGAGCTGGTCGCACTGGGCCCGCCGGGTGCAGAAGTACCTCGCCCACGTCGAGATGCTGTTCTCGCCCGAGCTGTTCGTGATCGGGGGCGGCGTCAGCCGCAAGGCGGAGAAGTTCCTGCCCCTCATCGAGGACATCCGGGCCGAGATCGTCCCCGCCGAGCTCCAGAACAACGCGGGCATCGTCGGCGCCGCGATGGCGGCCGCGGGCCGCTGA
- a CDS encoding 4-hydroxy-3-methylbut-2-enyl diphosphate reductase codes for MTSAQPARRVLLAAPRGYCAGVDRAVIAVEKALEQYGAPIYVRHEIVHNKYVVQTLEKKGAIFVEATAEVPEGSIVMFSAHGVAPTVHQEAAERKLATIDATCPLVTKVHKEAVRFAQEDYDILLIGHEGHEEVIGTSGEAPDHITLVDGPDDVAKVEVRDPDKVVWLSQTTLSVDETMETVDALKTKFPGLISPPSDDICYATQNRQTAVKQMGAEADLVIVVGSKNSSNSVRLVEVALGAGARDAHLVDFADEIDEAWLDGVSTVGVTSGASVPEVLVEGVLEWLTRRGFEDVEIVKAAEESITFSLPKELRRDLRAEADRLSGR; via the coding sequence ATGACTTCTGCGCAGCCTGCCCGACGCGTCCTGCTCGCCGCTCCCCGTGGTTACTGCGCGGGTGTGGACCGCGCCGTGATCGCCGTGGAGAAGGCCCTTGAGCAGTACGGGGCGCCCATCTACGTCCGTCACGAGATCGTCCACAACAAGTACGTCGTGCAGACCCTGGAGAAGAAGGGCGCCATCTTCGTCGAGGCGACGGCGGAGGTCCCCGAGGGCTCGATCGTCATGTTCTCCGCCCACGGCGTCGCCCCGACCGTGCACCAGGAGGCGGCCGAGCGGAAGCTCGCGACGATCGACGCGACCTGCCCGCTGGTGACGAAGGTCCACAAGGAGGCCGTGCGCTTCGCCCAGGAGGACTACGACATCCTCCTCATCGGCCACGAGGGCCACGAGGAGGTCATCGGCACCTCCGGCGAGGCCCCCGACCACATCACCCTCGTCGACGGCCCCGACGACGTCGCCAAGGTCGAGGTCCGCGACCCCGACAAGGTCGTCTGGCTCTCCCAGACCACCCTCTCCGTCGACGAGACGATGGAGACGGTCGACGCGCTGAAGACCAAGTTCCCCGGCCTGATCTCGCCGCCCAGCGACGACATCTGCTACGCCACCCAGAACCGCCAGACCGCCGTCAAGCAGATGGGCGCCGAGGCCGACCTCGTCATCGTCGTCGGCTCGAAGAACTCCTCGAACTCGGTCCGCCTGGTCGAGGTCGCCCTCGGCGCCGGCGCCCGGGACGCCCACCTGGTCGACTTCGCCGACGAGATCGACGAGGCGTGGCTCGACGGCGTCTCCACCGTCGGCGTCACCTCCGGCGCCTCCGTGCCCGAGGTGCTGGTCGAGGGCGTCCTGGAGTGGCTGACCCGGCGCGGCTTCGAGGACGTGGAGATCGTCAAGGCCGCCGAGGAGTCCATCACCTTCTCGCTCCCCAAGGAGCTGCGCCGCGACCTGCGCGCCGAGGCGGACCGGCTCTCGGGCCGCTGA